The following coding sequences are from one Nicotiana tomentosiformis chromosome 3, ASM39032v3, whole genome shotgun sequence window:
- the LOC104114926 gene encoding protein ABIL2 isoform X1 has protein sequence METLNSPATMTFPREPANFDEVSMHQSMLFSDSLKDLKNLRKQLYSAAEYFELSYSNDEQKEVVVNTLKDYAIKALVNTVDHLGSVTYKVSDLLDEKVDEVSGTELRLSCIEQRLKTCQEYIDHEGLSQQSLVIHTPKYHKRYILPVGETVHGANLTKLKYQGCSLDDEDNWNQFRNAVRATIRETPPSAAGKGYSPAPSPRLLQQYGNFSFSGTTPKKELADKRTVSPHRFPLLRTASLASRPTTPKSSRPTTPNKSRSTTPNPSNGRRHYPAKSASMRLHVDDINTKDTEQHTSKSKRLLKSLLSRRKSKKDETLYTYIDEY, from the exons ATGGAGACACTAAATTCACCAGCTACAATGACTTTTCCGAGAGAGCCAGCCAACTTTGATGAGGTTTCTATGCATCAAAGTATGCTCTTTTCTGATAGTCTTAAG GATTTAAAGAATCTGAGAAAACAACTTTACTCAGCAGCTGAATATTTTGAATTGTCTTATTCTAATGACGAGCAAAAAGAAGT TGTGGTAAATACATTGAAAGATTATGCCATTAAAGCCCTTGTGAACACTGTGGATCATTTGGGCTCTGTGACATATAAGGTCAGTGATCTCTTGGATGAAAAAGTTGATGAAGTATCTGGAACAGAGCTGCGTCTATCTTGCATTGAGCAG AGATTAAAAACATGCCAGGAGTACATTGATCATGAGGGCCTGTCACAGCAGTCATTGGTTATTCATACTCCCAAGTATCACAAGCGATATATATTACCAG TTGGGGAGACGGTGCATGGCGCTAATCTCACCAAGTTAAAGTACCAAGGATGTAGTCTTGATGATGAAGATAATTGGAATCAATTTAGAAATG CTGTGCGAGCAACAATTAGAGAGACTCCAccatctgcagctgg GAAAGGATACTCTCCGGCACCTTCTCCACGACTTCTCCAGCAATATGGAAATTTTTCATTCTCCGGGACAACACCAAAAAAGGAATTAG CAGACAAGCGAACAGTTTCACCACATCGGTTTCCTCTTTTACGAACTGCATCTCTTGCTAGTCGACCGACTACCCCCAAAAGTTCTAGGCCAACCACCCCGAATAAAAGTCGATCTACTACTCCAAACCCCTCCAATGGGAGACGG CATTACCCTGCAAAATCTGCTTCAATGCGGCTTCATGTGGACGATATAAACACCAAAGACACCGAGCAGCACACCAGCAAAAGTAAACGTCTGCTTAAATCTTTGCTCAGCCGACGCAAATCAAAGAAAGATGAAACGCTATATACATACATAGATGAATATTAA
- the LOC104114926 gene encoding protein ABIL2 isoform X2, giving the protein METLNSPATMTFPREPANFDEVSMHQSMLFSDSLKDLKNLRKQLYSAAEYFELSYSNDEQKEVVVNTLKDYAIKALVNTVDHLGSVTYKVSDLLDEKVDEVSGTELRLSCIEQRLKTCQEYIDHEGLSQQSLVIHTPKYHKRYILPVGETVHGANLTKLKYQGCSLDDEDNWNQFRNAVRATIRETPPSAAGKGYSPAPSPRLLQQYGNFSFSGTTPKKELDKRTVSPHRFPLLRTASLASRPTTPKSSRPTTPNKSRSTTPNPSNGRRHYPAKSASMRLHVDDINTKDTEQHTSKSKRLLKSLLSRRKSKKDETLYTYIDEY; this is encoded by the exons ATGGAGACACTAAATTCACCAGCTACAATGACTTTTCCGAGAGAGCCAGCCAACTTTGATGAGGTTTCTATGCATCAAAGTATGCTCTTTTCTGATAGTCTTAAG GATTTAAAGAATCTGAGAAAACAACTTTACTCAGCAGCTGAATATTTTGAATTGTCTTATTCTAATGACGAGCAAAAAGAAGT TGTGGTAAATACATTGAAAGATTATGCCATTAAAGCCCTTGTGAACACTGTGGATCATTTGGGCTCTGTGACATATAAGGTCAGTGATCTCTTGGATGAAAAAGTTGATGAAGTATCTGGAACAGAGCTGCGTCTATCTTGCATTGAGCAG AGATTAAAAACATGCCAGGAGTACATTGATCATGAGGGCCTGTCACAGCAGTCATTGGTTATTCATACTCCCAAGTATCACAAGCGATATATATTACCAG TTGGGGAGACGGTGCATGGCGCTAATCTCACCAAGTTAAAGTACCAAGGATGTAGTCTTGATGATGAAGATAATTGGAATCAATTTAGAAATG CTGTGCGAGCAACAATTAGAGAGACTCCAccatctgcagctgg GAAAGGATACTCTCCGGCACCTTCTCCACGACTTCTCCAGCAATATGGAAATTTTTCATTCTCCGGGACAACACCAAAAAAGGAATTAG ACAAGCGAACAGTTTCACCACATCGGTTTCCTCTTTTACGAACTGCATCTCTTGCTAGTCGACCGACTACCCCCAAAAGTTCTAGGCCAACCACCCCGAATAAAAGTCGATCTACTACTCCAAACCCCTCCAATGGGAGACGG CATTACCCTGCAAAATCTGCTTCAATGCGGCTTCATGTGGACGATATAAACACCAAAGACACCGAGCAGCACACCAGCAAAAGTAAACGTCTGCTTAAATCTTTGCTCAGCCGACGCAAATCAAAGAAAGATGAAACGCTATATACATACATAGATGAATATTAA